From Mauremys reevesii isolate NIE-2019 linkage group 10, ASM1616193v1, whole genome shotgun sequence, the proteins below share one genomic window:
- the SENP8 gene encoding sentrin-specific protease 8 has product MDPVVLSYVDSLLRQSDVSLLDPPSWLNDHIIGFAFEYFASDQFQDFSEQVCFVSPEVAQFIKCATSQEEVAMFLKPLGLPHKEVVFLAINDNSNQAAGGTHWSLLVYFRDKNCFAHYDSHSKSNSAHAKLVAGKLEPFLGKRGGKVAFVEEKAPAQQNSYDCGMYVICNTEALCQGYFRGQQEPVLQLLTPSYITGKRAEWKSLIAKLARK; this is encoded by the coding sequence ATGGACCCTGTTGTTCTGAGTTATGTGGACAGTTTGCTGAGGCAGTCGGATGTTTCCTTGCTGGATCCCCCCAGCTGGCTTAATGACCACATCATTGGGTTTGCTTTTGAGTACTTTGCTAGTGACCAGTTCCAAGACTTTTCCGAACAAGTATGCTTTGTCAGCCCTGAAGTGGCTCAGTTCATCAAGTGTGCCACCAGCCAGGAGGAAGTAGCCATGTTCCTGAAGCCGCTGGGCCTCCCACACAAGGAGGTTGTGTTCCTGGCCATCAATGATAACTCCAACCAGGCTGCTGGGGGCACCCATTGGAGCCTCTTGGTTTACTTCCGGGACAAAAACTGCTTTGCCCATTATGACTCCCACAGTAAGAGCAATTCTGCCCACGCCAAGCTGGTGGCAGGGAAGCTGGAGCCATTTCTGGGAAAAAGAGGCGGCAAAGTGGCCTTTGTAGAGGAGAAGGCCCCTGCCCAGCAGAACAGCTATGACTGCGGAATGTATGTGATCTGTAACACAGAGGCTCTGTGTCAGGGATACTTTAGGGGACAGCAGGAGCCAGTACTGCAGCTCCTCACTCCTTCTTATATCACAGGGAAGAGGGCAGAATGGAAATCTCTTATTGCCAAACTTGCACGCAAATGA